One genomic region from Pyrobaculum islandicum DSM 4184 encodes:
- a CDS encoding type II/IV secretion system ATPase subunit has protein sequence MIYASTDKTLRSRCWLRKEGVIVDRGVRTDVCITEDLMYVVIDPEIPDDLQTALLLVMFRGAVPPDEREYPRVMKSIAEGLRDRTIWSLYKDYRDEVHYLLDRWSGARDYMGYGALETLMRDPMLTEIVIPQSVAPSAKYTYVPKNLKEQLEYLRFQMIELGRYRRVIAVRNEIRLPTNIVIPEPLMYVVVKQLLPSLTMDRPMLTREDPIYKARIAADLLEYNVNIRKISSYPKPSKALLKPYVLKPKVNNETRDVDVVNPESLELLAFASLIMETKGSVMFSGGMGSGKTTQLNQLLYLIPPWFQVVVIERGAREIWAPLEGQLLHLSVPNEDKLWAALDQALRYGTIHTIIALAEARTPAELKTLINYKLTGHGVLTTIHADTVKDAVVRIIEAEAPPEGLDGILVIQLSAIAGARFVKEARAVAVTKGSVEVRDVAELTPKISAYVKEMYKTDLKSELALRVKALLKASEIDDFLIARKTIEEMIWLNRIDFKASLFEEAKRFGYV, from the coding sequence ACGCGTCTACAGATAAAACATTAAGATCTAGATGTTGGCTACGTAAAGAGGGTGTAATTGTAGACCGTGGCGTTAGAACTGACGTCTGTATTACAGAAGACCTAATGTATGTAGTGATAGATCCAGAGATTCCAGACGATTTACAAACAGCGCTTCTTCTAGTTATGTTTAGAGGTGCTGTACCTCCCGATGAGAGAGAATATCCAAGGGTTATGAAATCTATTGCCGAAGGCCTTAGAGATAGAACTATATGGTCTCTTTACAAAGATTATAGAGATGAAGTACATTACCTCCTTGACCGTTGGTCAGGGGCGCGGGATTACATGGGCTATGGTGCGTTAGAGACGTTGATGAGAGATCCCATGTTGACAGAGATTGTAATTCCGCAGTCTGTGGCGCCAAGCGCTAAATATACCTATGTGCCTAAGAATCTAAAGGAACAGCTAGAATATTTAAGATTTCAAATGATAGAATTAGGGAGGTACAGGCGGGTTATTGCCGTTAGAAATGAAATACGTCTGCCGACGAATATAGTGATACCTGAGCCGTTGATGTACGTCGTCGTCAAACAGCTGTTGCCTTCGTTAACTATGGACAGACCTATGCTTACGAGAGAGGACCCCATCTACAAGGCGAGGATAGCTGCAGATTTACTTGAGTATAATGTAAACATACGTAAGATTTCGTCATATCCTAAACCATCTAAGGCATTATTAAAGCCGTATGTCTTAAAGCCAAAAGTCAATAACGAGACTAGAGATGTAGATGTGGTAAACCCCGAGAGTCTTGAGTTATTGGCATTTGCCTCATTAATAATGGAGACCAAAGGAAGTGTGATGTTCTCAGGCGGCATGGGCTCAGGAAAGACAACTCAGCTAAATCAACTTCTTTACTTAATTCCGCCGTGGTTTCAAGTGGTGGTAATAGAGAGAGGCGCCCGCGAGATTTGGGCTCCGTTAGAAGGGCAGTTATTACATTTGTCTGTGCCAAACGAAGATAAGCTATGGGCGGCTTTAGACCAGGCTTTGAGATATGGCACTATACATACAATTATTGCGTTAGCCGAAGCTAGAACGCCGGCCGAACTAAAGACGTTGATTAATTATAAATTGACAGGCCACGGCGTTTTGACGACAATACACGCAGACACAGTTAAAGACGCCGTGGTTCGTATTATAGAAGCTGAAGCTCCGCCTGAGGGTCTTGACGGCATATTAGTAATTCAACTGTCCGCAATAGCCGGCGCTAGATTTGTAAAAGAGGCAAGGGCGGTGGCAGTAACCAAGGGGAGTGTTGAGGTAAGAGATGTTGCAGAGCTGACGCCTAAGATTTCGGCATATGTCAAAGAGATGTATAAAACTGACTTAAAGAGCGAGCTTGCGTTGAGAGTAAAGGCTTTGTTAAAAGCGTCTGAAATAGACGATTTCCTTATTGCTAGAAAGACAATAGAGGAGATGATATGGCTAAATCGTATTGATTTTAAAGCTTCGCTTTTTGAAGAGGCAAAACGTTTTGGCTATGTATAA